The Oscillospiraceae bacterium nucleotide sequence ATTGTGACGGCAGCTGCGATAACAGCGGCGCAGGGCTGGGACAGAGTTACGGCGTAGGTTTCGGCTTCGGTAACGGCGACGGAACCGGCAGCGGCCTCGGCAATGGTAACGGTTTCGGCAACGGCAACGGTGACGGTACAGGCAACGGCACCTGCGACGGTGATTGCACGGCTGATGGTCTCAGCGACGGCACGGGCAATCAATTCGGCGGTCAAAACGGCGGTCAGAACGGACTGCGCACACAGCTTCAGGACGACTCCTGCGTGGTGAACGGCTAATCAATATCTGAATCGACTAATTTAAATCACGAAAAACGAAGCGGATGCCTTTGCGGCATCCGCTTCGTTTTTGTGTAAGGATTTACACCTGCTTTTTATTGAACACAAGAATTGCGGCTGTCAGGAACAACGCGATCAAACCGCCACAGACGATCATCGCGGGATAAAAGTCCGCCGGTGCGACCTGTCCGGAGAGCAGACCTGTGTTTAAATTGCCGCAGCTGATGGGATTATATTTATTCCAAGTCGGCGCGATGCTTACGAGCAGAGTGACTGCAACGAGGCCGAAGGTGAACAGCAGGCCGCCGTAATTTCCTTTGAACAATATGCCGCCTAAAATCAATTCTGTGATCAGCAGCACGCCGTAAACCCAGAGACCGGCTGTCGACAGGAACAGGTTCGAGACATTATCCATACTCCAAAAATAGGCCGTATAGGCATAGGCAACCCCGAAGCAAAGGGCATAAATTGCCGTCCAGATCAATACCGCGGAGGTGAATTTGGACAGAATCACAACGGGTCGGGAGAGCCCTTTCGTCAGCATATTGACCAGAGTGCCCTTGCTGAATTCACCGGCCATGATGCCGCCGAAGACGAGCACAACGACGATCAGCCCCATTTGGGAGACGTTTTTGAAAAATTGACCCCAGGAATCGAGCGCTGTGGGTGTCGGCAGCGTGAGAATCATATCTTCGGGCATCACCGAACTCATGATATCCGGCAGGATTTTGGCCGTGACGGGGCTCATGATGCCGAACAGCAGAAATACGATGACCAAGATTAACAGCTTGTGTGTTCTGGAACTCTCCGTGAGTTCTTTTTTCAAAAATGCAGTATACATTATTTCACCGCCTCCATAAACAAGGTCTCGATACTCGGTTCAAGCAGCTCAAATTTGACGGGGCGCAGCTGCTTTTGCGACAGGATATCAATCGTATCTTTTTGCGCGCGGGCAGCGTCCGCGGCCCTCAAAACCACCGATAGGCCGTTTACCTCGGTTTTATTTAAGTAGTCCGGCGTATCGATTGCCGAGAGAAAGACCTTTATGTCGTCGGGTGAGCTGAATTCGATCAGCAGACCGTCCTCGCGGTGTTGCTTTTTGATGTCGGCGATGGTGCCGCAGAGTGCCAGCTTGCCGTTGTTGAGCAGGGCGATGCGGTCGCAGATACGCTCCACGTCCGAGAGAATGTGGGTGGAAAACAGCACGGTGGTTTTACCGGTGACCCGCTCGAGAATGTCAAGCAGTTCTTTGCGGCCGATGGGGTCGAGCGCGGATGTCGGCTCGTCACAGATCAGCAGTTTCGGTTCGTTGATCAATGCCTGCGCAATGCCGAGCCGCTGCTTCATGCCCCTCGAAAATCCGCCGATCTTTTTATTCGCTTTTTCAAGCCCCACCAGATGAATCAGCTCATCACAGCGGCTTTTCAAGGTTTTCTTATCAAGTCCTGTGATTTCTCCGCACAGCGTCAGATATTCCCGCGGCTTCATATAGCCGTAGAACTCGGGTACGTCGGGCAGATAGCCGATAAAGCGGTTTGTCTTGGTCTGGCCGTACCGGACGGGCTCGCCGTTGACCCGGATGGTGCCGGTGTCCGCTTTCAGCAGGCCCAGAATCATCTTCATGGTCGTGGTTTTGCCCGCTCCGTTTTGGCCGATAAAGCCGAAGATGGATTTTTCGGGTACTTCAAACGAAATGTCGTCGATGACTTTGTGGTCGCCGAAGCTCTTTGAGACATGTTCAATCGTCAGAATGTTCATTATCATGCCATCCTTTTGTAAATTAAGAGATTTAAATCTTATTCTTCTTCGCCTTTTCCGAAAATAAAGTAGATGACCGGGCCGATGATCTGGATAAAGCACATGATGATCCAGAAGACCTTGTTCCCGAAACGGTAGTGGGGGTGTCTGAGGACATGTACGAGGGCCACGACAGTGAGCGTCAGTTCCACAATGAGAATCGGGATTAAAAACGGGAGATACTCGATCAGTTTTTCCATGTTGACAGCATCCTTTCTTTATTTGCGGGGATTTACCCCAAATTGGCTTCAAGCGTTGACAGGATTTTTTGATAGGTTGGGTTTTCGGCTAAGAAGGCGAACGCGGGGTTTTTTTTAATCAGGTTCACAACGTCTTCGCGGATTACTTTGATGTCGCGGGGGACGCTTTTGTTGAGCACGAATTCCTCCAGCCAGTCGTCGAGCTGATCGAAGAACTTGTCACCGTGCAGCGTCACCGCAAAACTGTCTGATGTGCACACCTTTTCGTAACCGCACAGCATTTCCAAGGTCTTCTCCGTGTCCTGCTTTCCCGAATAAGTCAGCGCGGCGATGTAGTAAATCGGCGCTAAAAGATCGGGCCGGAGTGCGTCGAAACCGAACGCCTCGGCGAGTTTCAAGAACCGGTTCAGCAGAGGTTCAAACCGTTCGTCGTTCATGTACAGCGAGAGATAGGACGGGGCGATGCCCAAGATAATCCCGAGATACTGATAGACTCCAACCTGCATGACCATGGTCGCCTTTTTAAAATCGCCCTTCATCTGATAGGCGCTGGAGAGCACGACCTCGGTGCTCATCACGGGTTTGAAGGAGCCGTCCAAAAGTTCCAGCACCTCCAGCGGTTTTTGCAGACCGAGGTAACAAAGCGCCTGCATCGAGTTGGCCTGCTTGGAAAGCCAGATGTCCTCGCCGTCGCTCTTAATGTGTTCGCACAGGGCGATGATCTTGTTCAAAACTTCCTGCTGCTTTTCGGGTTCCTTGGCCAGCGGATAGTGGTTAAACAGCAGCGCCGCGATTTCGAAGATCAGCGGAAAGCAGGAGTAATATTTTTTGACGAGCTCTTCGCATTCGGCGTAGACCTCCCAAAAGGGCCTGCGGCTGAACTCATGCGCCAGCCGGTTATAGTTTTTTTTAATGTCCTCCGCGGTCATTTGGGGGAGATAGCCGACCAACTCGTCGATGCTGATATTGAAGTAGGCCGCAAGACGCGGCAGAAATGTGATGTCGGGATAACTTTGGCCTGTTTCCCATTTGGAGACCGAGGCCTTCGAGACACCCATGTAGTCGGCGAGCTCATCCTGGGTCACACCTTTTTCGCGCCGCTTTGCGGCGATCACCGTGGAAATGTTAATCTCTTTCAAGAAGAATCACCTCACGAGAAACATTATCAACCATTCGAAAGGGGAATGCAAGGGATTTGTAGTTGATTTTGGTTGATAAAATCAACCAATGGGAAACCAAAGAGAACAAAAAAGCGTTCCGCAAACGGAACGCTTTGAGAAGCAGAATAATTTCAAAGACTGTGCGTGGTCTATTCTGTCTAATATTATAAATAATCACTTCTCATAAATCAAGCAGGCAATCGGCGTCAGATCGTTCCTCTCGGGTATTTGAATGAAACCTCTTTGATATAATGTTTCGTTGAAATATATCCCGGCGTAAAACGCGATCCATGTTTCGGTGTAGCCGTTTTCATATGCTTTGAGCTGTTCCGGAAGCGTTGCGGAAACGATTCTCGAAATGTTTGCACGGATGTCACCGCACAATTTTTTTAATTCGCTTGAAAGTTCCACGTTAATCCGATGAAACAATTCGCGGCTTGCTTTCGTTGTGACGGCTACATTGCAAAACAGCTTTTCGCCGCGTTTAATGACATAACCCTGTTCGATCAGTTCCGCGTAAATTTCTTTATCCGTTTCTTTGACATCTCCGCAGAAAACATCGTAAAGAGCCTGCGCCTTACGCTTATCCCGCAGTTCGTTTTGGCGATGAAATTTGCCGAACGCAAGCACGTCGCATGGATGAACGTCACATTTTTCGAGGAATGTCGGTGTTTCTCCCATTGCCCAGACGGATCCTTTTGCAGCTTCGGCGAAGATGATGCTTTTCGAGCCGCAGGACAGTATCCGAGGATAATCATCTGCCGTGAGTTCATACCCTTCATAGGCGAACGCAGGGATATTTCTGATAAAATACCATGCCCATTGATTCGGTGTTGCGTCAAATTTAAAAACACCGCATTTCAAAAGTTCCGACTTGTATTTCTCATATGCTTTGAGCACGAGCGAAACATACGATTCGTACAAACGTTCGAATTGTTTTCTGATTTGATACACCGCATTTTCTTTCAGGATATGAAAGTTTGTACGATATTTACCTTTAACGGGATTGGTCATAACACCGGCGTCCAGAAGTAATCCGATCTCATCTTCAATGTAGACGGACGGCGTACCTGTTCCAATTGAAATTTCGCCCACGGTTTTAGCGCTATCATGGCAGATGATTGCGATCTGACACGGCAGTTTGCGTTTAAAAACTTCCCATATGTTTACTTTCGAAAGGTCAAGCCCGGATTTGTATACCGAAAATTCCAACGGATTATAACTCTTTTCACCTATTTGGTTCATGTCAAATGCCTCCTTCAATTTTTGCTTGCCCGCACGCAGATAGAACTTGACCATCTCTTCGCTAAGCAAAAGCCGCTTTGCGGTTTCGCGGATGGACAGTTCGTCGTAATAAAAGCATACAAGCGTTTGACGGTAATCCTTTGTCAGCCGGGACAGCGCAAGGCGTATTTCATTTGTTTCTTCATCGCTGATTATTTGTTCAACGGCGGGAACAGTATCGCTCATGATATTTGTGAAAGTATCCATATCATCATCAAGCGGAAGCGGCGTTTTTCTTTTACACCATCTCTTGAACGTATTGTGCGCAATACTCCAAATATACGAGTCAAAGTTTTCATTGATATTACCGCGATTGACAGCGGCAACGGCTTGAAACGTGATCTCTTGAGCCAGTTCCTCGGCTTCGGAAATATTACCGATCTTGTTGACGGCGAATCCGAGAAACGCAGAAAGGTATTGCTCTGTGATTTTTCGTAGTTGCTCTTCCCTTGTCATTGCGTTTCCTCCTCGCTCGTTTTGTAAGCGCTTACGTCAATATAGTAAAATCAAAAAGTGAAAAGATAAGTGATTTTAAAACATTATACAACTTTTTTGCTTGAGAAGATAATAAAGGTCAATCCGATCTCTCCTCCTTGCCAAATTGAACTTTACGGTGATATACTGAAAAGGAATGAGGCAAAGGAGTTGTTGGTTTTGGCAGAAAAAAGACGGGTCGTGTTTATCATGACCGACACACAGAGAAAAGATATGCTCGGGTGCTACGGAAACCCCGATATGAAAACGCCGAATCTTGATCGGCTCGCCGCCGGAGGCGTCCGCTTCGACAGGGCTTATACCTGTCAGCCTGTGTGCGGTCCGGCACGGTCAGCGATTTTTACCGGAACATACCCCCACTCCAACGGGATGTGGGGCAACAGCATGCCTTTGGGCGATAACGTGAAGACCGTCGGACAACGCCTGCGGGACAACGGCGTTCACACCGCTTATATCGGCAAGTGGCACTTGGACGGCGGCGACTATTTCGGTCTGGGCCGCTGTCCCGATGGTTGGGATGAGCGGTATTGGTACGATATGCGCTGTTATCTGGAGGAGCTTACGCCGGAGGAGCGCTATGCGTCCCGGCAGCCTGAGACGATGGCCAAACAGAATATCACGGAAGAATTCACCTATGCCCACCGATGTTCCGACCGGGCGCTTGATTTCCTCTCGAAGAGCAGCGGCGAAGATTTTTTCCTGGTCGTTTCCTACGACGAACCGCACCACCCGTTCCTCTGCCCGGAACCCTATGCCTCGATGTACAAGGATTATGAGTTACCCAAACGCCCCAACGTCTGGGACACGCTGGAGGACAAGC carries:
- a CDS encoding ABC transporter permease — encoded protein: MYTAFLKKELTESSRTHKLLILVIVFLLFGIMSPVTAKILPDIMSSVMPEDMILTLPTPTALDSWGQFFKNVSQMGLIVVVLVFGGIMAGEFSKGTLVNMLTKGLSRPVVILSKFTSAVLIWTAIYALCFGVAYAYTAYFWSMDNVSNLFLSTAGLWVYGVLLITELILGGILFKGNYGGLLFTFGLVAVTLLVSIAPTWNKYNPISCGNLNTGLLSGQVAPADFYPAMIVCGGLIALFLTAAILVFNKKQV
- a CDS encoding ABC transporter ATP-binding protein, producing MNILTIEHVSKSFGDHKVIDDISFEVPEKSIFGFIGQNGAGKTTTMKMILGLLKADTGTIRVNGEPVRYGQTKTNRFIGYLPDVPEFYGYMKPREYLTLCGEITGLDKKTLKSRCDELIHLVGLEKANKKIGGFSRGMKQRLGIAQALINEPKLLICDEPTSALDPIGRKELLDILERVTGKTTVLFSTHILSDVERICDRIALLNNGKLALCGTIADIKKQHREDGLLIEFSSPDDIKVFLSAIDTPDYLNKTEVNGLSVVLRAADAARAQKDTIDILSQKQLRPVKFELLEPSIETLFMEAVK
- a CDS encoding PLDc N-terminal domain-containing protein, whose amino-acid sequence is MEKLIEYLPFLIPILIVELTLTVVALVHVLRHPHYRFGNKVFWIIMCFIQIIGPVIYFIFGKGEEE
- a CDS encoding helix-turn-helix transcriptional regulator produces the protein MKEINISTVIAAKRREKGVTQDELADYMGVSKASVSKWETGQSYPDITFLPRLAAYFNISIDELVGYLPQMTAEDIKKNYNRLAHEFSRRPFWEVYAECEELVKKYYSCFPLIFEIAALLFNHYPLAKEPEKQQEVLNKIIALCEHIKSDGEDIWLSKQANSMQALCYLGLQKPLEVLELLDGSFKPVMSTEVVLSSAYQMKGDFKKATMVMQVGVYQYLGIILGIAPSYLSLYMNDERFEPLLNRFLKLAEAFGFDALRPDLLAPIYYIAALTYSGKQDTEKTLEMLCGYEKVCTSDSFAVTLHGDKFFDQLDDWLEEFVLNKSVPRDIKVIREDVVNLIKKNPAFAFLAENPTYQKILSTLEANLG
- a CDS encoding sigma-70 family RNA polymerase sigma factor encodes the protein MTREEQLRKITEQYLSAFLGFAVNKIGNISEAEELAQEITFQAVAAVNRGNINENFDSYIWSIAHNTFKRWCKRKTPLPLDDDMDTFTNIMSDTVPAVEQIISDEETNEIRLALSRLTKDYRQTLVCFYYDELSIRETAKRLLLSEEMVKFYLRAGKQKLKEAFDMNQIGEKSYNPLEFSVYKSGLDLSKVNIWEVFKRKLPCQIAIICHDSAKTVGEISIGTGTPSVYIEDEIGLLLDAGVMTNPVKGKYRTNFHILKENAVYQIRKQFERLYESYVSLVLKAYEKYKSELLKCGVFKFDATPNQWAWYFIRNIPAFAYEGYELTADDYPRILSCGSKSIIFAEAAKGSVWAMGETPTFLEKCDVHPCDVLAFGKFHRQNELRDKRKAQALYDVFCGDVKETDKEIYAELIEQGYVIKRGEKLFCNVAVTTKASRELFHRINVELSSELKKLCGDIRANISRIVSATLPEQLKAYENGYTETWIAFYAGIYFNETLYQRGFIQIPERNDLTPIACLIYEK